One part of the Acidimicrobiales bacterium genome encodes these proteins:
- a CDS encoding galactosyltransferase-related protein has translation MIQPTVSVLVPYRPESEWRERLWVWCWRRWQRLLANSYRMEVILGDDGGRPFSRAASVNAAAEKATGDVRIIADSDLTIDYNQATVAITQAAHRQGWVLPYVRYMPLNRRATEQLVDGAPVWPATRDGDLDQPMARSTGSLGGVLVLHRSAFDRVGGMDPTFRGWGFEDVAFVCALRTLVAPDSRVAGDLVHLWHPTNRRPDDPTFTRNRDRCRAYERAQGDPAAIRALRAMPAAA, from the coding sequence ATGATCCAGCCGACGGTGTCGGTGCTCGTCCCGTACCGGCCCGAGTCCGAGTGGCGGGAGCGGCTGTGGGTGTGGTGCTGGCGCCGCTGGCAGCGGCTCCTCGCGAACAGCTACCGGATGGAGGTGATCCTCGGCGACGACGGCGGCCGACCCTTCTCCCGTGCCGCCTCGGTGAACGCCGCCGCCGAGAAGGCCACCGGCGACGTGCGGATCATCGCCGACTCCGACCTGACGATCGACTACAACCAGGCGACCGTCGCGATCACCCAGGCGGCGCACAGGCAGGGGTGGGTGCTCCCCTACGTCCGGTACATGCCCCTCAACCGGCGTGCCACCGAACAGCTGGTCGACGGCGCCCCGGTCTGGCCGGCGACCCGCGACGGCGACCTCGACCAGCCGATGGCCCGCTCCACCGGCTCCCTCGGCGGGGTGCTCGTCCTCCACCGGTCGGCGTTCGACCGGGTCGGCGGGATGGACCCCACGTTCCGCGGATGGGGCTTTGAGGATGTCGCCTTCGTCTGCGCGCTCCGCACCCTCGTCGCCCCCGACAGCCGGGTGGCCGGCGACCTCGTCCACCTGTGGCACCCCACCAACCGTCGACCCGACGACCCCACCTTCACTCGCAACCGGGACCGGTGCCGCGCCTACGAACGCGCTCAGGGCGACCCCGCCGCGATCCGTGCTCTGCGTGCGATGCCGGCAGCCGCCTAG